In Leptospira stimsonii, a single window of DNA contains:
- a CDS encoding alkaline phosphatase D family protein, with protein sequence MKFKIASAQTLILLFFFVFLQPSLEADSSGIASGPIVGYSTLKEVLVWIQTEKKASVALEYFEIENPKNKFLSEEIQTRSNSGFVAKLIANQVKPGKRYRYNVLLDGKKVEAKHPQIFQTQSFFAAGQNPPNFTFALGSCAYVNETEYDVPGKPYGGDYFIYDSILSKKPDFMLWLGDNIYLRETDWDSKTGFLHRYKHQRGIPELQPLFSAVHHYAIWDDHDFGPNDGDSSFWMKDTAEEMFKLHWGNPNFAKEGIYGSFTWGDAQFILLDDRTFRTANNNKVIGPRQILGEKQFQWLVNSLAFSKATFKFVAIGGQFLNPNAVYENYATYPEERNKILSAIKDLKVKNVVFLTGDRHHTELNLLTDEGAEPIYDFTVSPLTSGAYAVTEKNPLRIEGTLVEQRNFGMVSVTGNRGERKLLLQIFDGKGKELWKKEIIPNP encoded by the coding sequence ATGAAATTCAAAATCGCCTCGGCTCAAACGCTTATCCTTCTTTTCTTTTTTGTTTTTTTGCAACCGTCGCTCGAAGCGGATTCATCCGGAATCGCATCCGGCCCAATCGTAGGCTATTCCACTCTTAAGGAAGTTTTAGTCTGGATTCAAACCGAAAAAAAAGCATCGGTTGCACTCGAATATTTTGAAATTGAAAATCCGAAGAATAAATTTCTTTCCGAGGAAATCCAAACCCGGTCCAATAGCGGCTTTGTCGCAAAGTTGATCGCAAACCAAGTAAAGCCCGGAAAACGATATCGCTACAACGTCCTCCTTGACGGAAAAAAAGTCGAAGCAAAACATCCTCAGATATTTCAGACTCAGTCTTTTTTTGCCGCCGGCCAAAATCCACCTAACTTTACTTTTGCGTTAGGTAGTTGCGCCTATGTAAATGAAACCGAATACGATGTCCCAGGAAAACCATATGGCGGAGATTACTTTATCTATGATTCCATTCTTTCCAAGAAACCGGATTTTATGCTTTGGCTCGGCGATAATATCTATCTGAGAGAAACGGATTGGGATTCGAAAACCGGATTCTTACATCGTTACAAACACCAGCGAGGAATCCCCGAGTTACAACCGTTGTTTTCTGCCGTTCATCATTATGCAATCTGGGACGATCACGATTTTGGACCGAACGACGGAGATTCTTCTTTTTGGATGAAAGACACGGCGGAAGAAATGTTTAAACTTCACTGGGGAAATCCAAATTTCGCTAAGGAAGGAATCTACGGCTCTTTCACCTGGGGGGACGCTCAATTCATCCTTCTCGACGATCGAACTTTTCGAACAGCTAACAATAACAAGGTGATTGGACCAAGACAAATCCTAGGTGAAAAACAATTCCAGTGGCTCGTCAACTCTCTCGCATTTTCCAAAGCGACTTTTAAATTTGTCGCGATCGGCGGACAATTTCTAAACCCGAATGCGGTTTATGAAAATTACGCGACCTACCCCGAAGAAAGGAATAAAATTCTATCCGCAATCAAAGATCTCAAAGTCAAGAATGTTGTCTTCTTAACGGGCGATCGACATCATACAGAATTGAATCTACTTACGGACGAAGGAGCCGAACCAATTTATGATTTCACAGTTTCTCCATTGACTTCCGGCGCATACGCGGTTACGGAAAAGAATCCATTGAGAATCGAAGGAACTCTCGTCGAGCAAAGAAATTTCGGGATGGTCTCCGTTACGGGTAATCGCGGGGAAAGAAAACTACTTCTTCAAATATTCGATGGAAAAGGAAAGGAACTCTGGAAGAAAGAAATCATTCCAAATCCTTAA
- a CDS encoding alpha/beta hydrolase: MLLQKFERLLLRLILKLPEGILRKISGGEIQKRGRVLDARLQMSLYLAKTKPRVESLLPKDARKFYKNSMLLFDLEPEDLFGIENFTIPVSQGRIGIRLYRPTQTLEMQPALVFFHGGGFVIGDLDSHDRPLRYLSKKTGALILSVDYRLGPEYKFPIAVDDSLVAYQWILKNAKELGIHPKKIAVAGDSAGGNLAANVSLFSKKKKITSPLFQLLIYPYLDLLRMSASRKEFGRGYALTNQLLEYFNFHYLKNPLDAKEILASPIFYKKKTDFPKTFIQLAGFDPLQDEALELIEDLKKSKVPVTFSMYDSLVHGYFNFGGVIPEAKKALDELVLFIKEGFKIR, translated from the coding sequence GTGCTCTTGCAAAAGTTTGAGCGGCTTCTTCTTCGATTGATACTGAAACTACCGGAAGGAATTCTTAGAAAAATTTCCGGTGGTGAAATACAAAAACGAGGACGTGTTTTGGATGCAAGACTTCAAATGTCCTTGTATCTAGCGAAAACAAAGCCGAGAGTTGAATCTCTTCTTCCTAAAGATGCGAGGAAATTTTATAAGAATTCCATGCTTTTGTTTGATCTCGAACCGGAAGATCTTTTCGGAATCGAGAATTTCACGATTCCGGTTTCGCAAGGAAGAATCGGAATCAGACTTTATAGGCCGACACAAACCTTAGAAATGCAACCCGCTCTCGTGTTCTTTCATGGAGGCGGATTCGTTATAGGAGATTTGGATTCCCACGATCGACCATTGCGTTATCTTTCAAAAAAAACGGGAGCTTTGATCCTTTCCGTCGACTACAGACTCGGACCAGAGTATAAATTCCCGATTGCGGTCGACGACAGCCTTGTCGCTTATCAATGGATTCTTAAGAACGCAAAAGAATTAGGAATTCATCCGAAAAAAATTGCGGTAGCCGGTGATAGCGCCGGAGGAAATCTCGCGGCAAACGTATCGCTTTTTTCCAAAAAGAAAAAAATCACTTCGCCTCTTTTCCAATTGTTGATTTATCCATACCTGGATCTTCTAAGGATGAGCGCAAGCCGGAAGGAATTCGGTCGCGGTTACGCGCTTACCAATCAATTATTGGAATATTTTAATTTTCATTATTTGAAAAATCCGTTGGATGCGAAGGAAATTCTTGCGTCTCCGATTTTTTATAAGAAAAAAACCGATTTTCCAAAAACCTTTATTCAATTAGCCGGCTTTGACCCCTTGCAAGACGAGGCTCTGGAATTGATCGAAGATCTAAAAAAAAGCAAGGTCCCCGTTACTTTTAGCATGTATGATAGTTTAGTGCATGGATATTTCAATTTCGGAGGAGTAATACCGGAAGCAAAAAAGGCATTGGATGAACTCGTTCTTTTTATTAAAGAAGGATTTAAGATACGATAA
- a CDS encoding GMC family oxidoreductase: MEQKKRTNVHYDYDYVIVGSGFGGSVSAMRLSQKGYSVAVLESGKRWRSEDFPKSNWSLNKYLWMPRIGFYGIQRLNLLKDFFLVSGAGVGGGSLVYANTLYVPGDKVLNSPTFKKLGGKDGILPFYSIASRMLGVTQNPQLYESDYILKEIAEEMGRGETFRPTPVGVYFGEKPGKLSKDPYFLGEGPDRVSCNHCGGCMVGCRFNSKNTLDKNYLFFAEKMGTKIFPETKVVSLIPINERGEGEASATGEFGYQIQTQSTTGFFGFPKRTFYAKNVILSAAVMGTVGLLLKMKQKGKMTRLSPALGDCVRTNSETVLAITNFTKEVDYSRGVAITSSIHPDDHTHMEPVRYPKGSDFFGTIASVLTDGGGKFPRPLKYFFTLFTNPAYFFKASWPFGFAQKSLILLVMQTLDNKIRLVRTRRFSWPFEKSMSSTLTEGEKTPAYIPIANETARRIAQKTGGVPRSSINDVLLNAPITGHIMGGCIMGDSPKEGVIDYENRVFGYQNLRVCDSSMITVNLGVNPSLSITALTERAMSLIPPKYGFKSVEFHFEKKFGITSLLNAGATTKKSKSVKNQKSKSSTAKKAKVRK; encoded by the coding sequence ATGGAACAAAAAAAGAGAACAAATGTTCACTATGATTACGACTACGTCATAGTAGGTAGCGGTTTCGGTGGAAGTGTGTCGGCTATGCGGCTGAGTCAAAAAGGATATTCCGTTGCTGTTTTGGAATCCGGTAAACGATGGAGATCGGAAGATTTTCCAAAATCGAATTGGTCGCTTAACAAATATCTTTGGATGCCGAGAATCGGCTTTTACGGAATTCAAAGATTAAATCTTTTGAAGGATTTTTTTCTCGTGAGCGGCGCCGGGGTCGGCGGCGGTAGTCTTGTATATGCGAATACCCTTTATGTTCCGGGGGATAAAGTTCTGAATTCCCCCACATTTAAAAAGTTGGGCGGTAAGGATGGAATACTTCCGTTTTATTCAATCGCATCGAGGATGCTCGGTGTTACGCAAAACCCTCAATTATACGAATCGGATTATATTCTTAAAGAAATCGCTGAAGAGATGGGAAGAGGGGAAACCTTTCGGCCCACTCCGGTCGGAGTTTATTTCGGAGAAAAGCCCGGCAAACTTTCAAAGGATCCTTACTTCTTAGGTGAAGGACCGGATCGAGTCTCTTGCAATCACTGCGGCGGCTGTATGGTCGGTTGCAGATTTAATTCCAAAAATACGTTGGACAAAAATTATCTTTTTTTCGCGGAGAAGATGGGAACTAAAATTTTTCCGGAGACAAAAGTTGTTTCGTTGATACCAATCAATGAACGCGGAGAAGGTGAGGCTTCGGCGACCGGTGAATTCGGTTATCAGATTCAAACGCAATCTACGACCGGATTTTTCGGATTTCCGAAAAGAACATTCTATGCAAAAAATGTAATTCTTTCCGCCGCCGTGATGGGAACGGTCGGACTTTTGTTGAAAATGAAGCAAAAAGGAAAGATGACAAGGCTTTCGCCTGCTCTTGGCGATTGTGTTCGCACAAACAGCGAAACGGTTTTAGCTATTACGAATTTTACGAAAGAAGTAGATTACTCTCGCGGAGTGGCGATTACTTCTTCGATTCATCCCGATGATCATACACATATGGAGCCGGTGCGTTATCCGAAAGGCTCCGACTTCTTTGGAACAATCGCTTCCGTGCTCACGGATGGAGGCGGTAAATTTCCAAGACCTCTCAAATACTTTTTTACTTTGTTCACCAACCCGGCTTATTTTTTCAAAGCCTCTTGGCCGTTTGGATTTGCACAAAAGTCTTTAATTCTTCTTGTGATGCAAACCTTGGATAATAAGATCCGTCTGGTTCGAACCAGGAGATTTTCTTGGCCTTTTGAAAAGAGTATGAGTTCCACTCTCACGGAAGGGGAAAAAACTCCAGCGTACATTCCCATTGCGAATGAAACGGCAAGAAGAATCGCACAAAAAACCGGTGGTGTTCCGAGAAGTTCGATCAACGACGTGTTGTTAAACGCACCGATTACCGGACATATTATGGGAGGTTGTATCATGGGAGATTCTCCAAAGGAAGGAGTGATCGACTATGAAAATCGTGTCTTCGGTTATCAAAACCTGAGGGTTTGTGACAGCTCGATGATCACGGTAAACCTGGGTGTAAATCCTAGTCTTTCCATTACTGCATTGACCGAAAGAGCGATGTCTTTGATTCCACCAAAGTACGGATTCAAATCGGTGGAGTTTCACTTTGAAAAAAAATTCGGAATTACTTCTTTGTTAAACGCGGGCGCGACGACGAAAAAATCTAAGTCTGTAAAGAATCAGAAATCAAAATCTTCTACGGCAAAGAAAGCTAAGGTTCGAAAGTAA
- a CDS encoding flavin-containing monooxygenase, with translation MSSLPRVCVIGAGSSGITVCKALKDKGIPFDCYEAGSEVGGNWRFNNDNKMSNIYKSLHINTHRDRMEYRDYPMPKSYADYPGHQRILEYFIDYVNHFGLRKNIHFKNPVVHADYQDDGTWLITTGDGKQKFYDALVVSNGHHWSQRWPDPPFPGKFTGKIIHSHSYVDPDNPIKLTGKRVVVLGMGNSAMDITVELCRPGVASKVFLAARRGAYIIPNYLFGKPLDKSTEIIPVHTPFWLKSFIMGLVLRFGVGKVEDFGLQKPDHKPGAAHPTISQDILVRLGRGDVTPKPNIESYNGNKVRFVDGSEEEVDAVIYCTGYNVKFPFFDENLISAKDNHLPLFHRMVKPEFKNLFFVGLYQPLGAIMPLAEFQGKWISEYLTGNYQLPTVEEMNQTIEKYESQMKKRYVASTRHTMQVDFEDFLYDMKSELKKGIQRAKKNGNKTNVEAIAEQKQISKNGVGSNKHGVKKKTRALAKV, from the coding sequence ATGTCTTCATTGCCTCGTGTTTGTGTCATAGGAGCTGGTTCCAGTGGAATCACGGTTTGCAAAGCTCTCAAAGATAAAGGGATTCCTTTTGACTGTTATGAGGCGGGAAGCGAAGTCGGCGGAAACTGGAGATTCAACAACGATAATAAGATGAGTAATATCTATAAGTCTCTGCATATCAACACGCACAGAGATAGAATGGAATACAGAGACTATCCGATGCCCAAGAGTTACGCCGATTATCCCGGACACCAAAGAATTTTAGAATACTTTATCGATTATGTTAATCATTTCGGACTTCGGAAAAACATTCATTTTAAAAACCCAGTAGTACACGCCGACTACCAAGACGATGGAACCTGGCTGATCACGACCGGAGATGGAAAACAAAAATTTTATGATGCATTAGTAGTTTCTAACGGACATCACTGGTCACAGAGATGGCCAGATCCTCCTTTTCCCGGAAAGTTTACGGGAAAGATCATCCATTCTCATTCATATGTCGACCCTGATAACCCGATTAAACTCACCGGTAAACGAGTTGTGGTTTTAGGAATGGGTAATAGCGCGATGGATATCACCGTCGAACTTTGTAGACCGGGTGTAGCGTCTAAAGTTTTTCTCGCCGCGAGGAGAGGTGCTTATATCATTCCGAATTATCTATTCGGGAAACCGCTGGATAAATCGACTGAGATCATTCCGGTTCACACTCCATTCTGGCTTAAGAGTTTTATAATGGGATTGGTTCTTCGTTTTGGAGTTGGAAAAGTGGAAGACTTCGGTTTACAAAAGCCGGATCATAAACCTGGGGCGGCGCATCCTACGATTTCGCAGGATATTCTTGTGCGCCTAGGACGTGGAGATGTAACTCCAAAACCGAACATAGAATCGTATAACGGTAATAAGGTTCGGTTTGTGGACGGTTCCGAAGAAGAAGTTGACGCCGTTATCTATTGCACAGGCTACAACGTTAAGTTTCCATTCTTTGACGAGAATCTAATTTCAGCAAAAGACAATCATTTACCTCTTTTTCATAGAATGGTCAAACCTGAGTTTAAGAATCTTTTCTTCGTCGGCTTGTATCAACCTTTAGGGGCAATTATGCCTTTGGCGGAATTTCAAGGTAAGTGGATTTCCGAATATCTCACTGGCAATTATCAACTTCCGACTGTTGAGGAAATGAATCAGACCATCGAAAAATACGAATCTCAAATGAAGAAACGTTATGTGGCATCTACAAGACATACGATGCAGGTCGACTTTGAGGACTTTTTGTACGATATGAAAAGCGAACTTAAAAAGGGAATACAAAGAGCTAAGAAGAACGGAAATAAAACGAACGTGGAAGCGATCGCCGAGCAAAAACAAATCTCAAAAAACGGAGTAGGATCTAACAAACACGGAGTGAAAAAGAAAACTCGTGCTCTTGCAAAAGTTTGA